The Leptolyngbya subtilissima AS-A7 genome has a window encoding:
- a CDS encoding DUF928 domain-containing protein — protein MHKPAIAAALLVLGSLTGIFLSVGNPSWGNEVTLNSSPLIAQSSNRRGYEPPPTSRAPRRTVGGGTRGGCDGSAPINLTALGPQSHIGATAKTRPTLVWYVPDETPYQMQLQLYRYAAAEGDELTPVKTFNLGESQSGYRLFTLPDDEPALAVGSTYRWKVILQCNPGRPSQVALDEADLQVVAVTSGAAMGQGNLVDRAEQAIVAGLWYDAIALLSEAPVSPEAVAYRRDLLAGLAEQEALDPNDGISLFSDRLRYLAEQE, from the coding sequence ATGCACAAACCAGCGATCGCGGCGGCACTTTTGGTCCTCGGCAGCCTGACCGGCATTTTTCTGTCGGTGGGCAACCCCAGCTGGGGCAATGAGGTGACCTTAAATTCCTCACCTCTGATTGCCCAAAGCTCAAATCGCCGTGGTTATGAGCCGCCGCCCACGTCTCGAGCACCACGCCGCACGGTGGGAGGCGGGACCCGAGGCGGCTGCGATGGCAGTGCTCCCATCAACCTCACGGCGCTGGGCCCCCAGTCGCACATTGGCGCAACGGCGAAGACTCGCCCCACGTTGGTCTGGTATGTACCCGACGAAACCCCTTACCAAATGCAGCTTCAGCTTTATCGGTACGCGGCTGCCGAGGGTGACGAGTTAACGCCGGTCAAAACCTTCAATCTGGGGGAAAGCCAGTCGGGGTACAGGTTGTTTACTCTGCCTGATGACGAACCCGCGCTAGCGGTGGGCAGCACCTACCGCTGGAAGGTGATTTTGCAGTGCAACCCAGGACGACCTTCCCAGGTGGCGCTAGATGAGGCCGACCTACAGGTGGTGGCCGTAACGAGTGGGGCTGCGATGGGGCAGGGCAATCTGGTCGATCGCGCCGAGCAGGCGATCGTAGCGGGGCTTTGGTACGATGCGATCGCTCTGCTGTCTGAGGCTCCAGTTTCCCCAGAGGCCGTTGCTTACCGCCGCGACCTGCTGGCAGGGCTGGCCGAGCAGGAGGCATTGGACCCCAACGACGGCATCTCTCTATTTAGCGATCGCCTTAGATACCTAGCCGAGCAAGAGTAG
- a CDS encoding sensor histidine kinase — protein MKPFDELRHSWQRRYPAEKMPWRQVVPGVVVLGLVVGARLLGLFQGLELKMLDTLLRWRPAEPTDERVLIVGIDEADIQRLGTYPVPDGVLAELLQTLSIHQPRAVGVDIYRDMAVEPGHETLVATLATQPYVIGIENILSNPPVAGPTHLPPEQVGFVDFPQDDDGFVRRALLGSPNAVGEFRFSLALRLAETYLQAEGLTLENGLRNPWAMRYGDTEFTQLSPHSGGYVEADTGGHQVLLNGRSGPQPFRQVTLQQVLDNAVDPAWIENAIVLVGITSSSAKDFLNSAVVASDSPGLVYGVVMQAHATSQLVSAVIDDRPLLRTWPDGLEYLWIVLWGGVGTVLIGWVRSPSWYLLILGLIGLGLVGVSFGLLWLGGWWIPLVPTLVVFSVNGLVLPGFYLYDQTLRSRIAERQQIIDQTYSAIHNGPLQTLALLLREAEPASWADARPRLERLNQELRDIRESLPAAALPESEAIPLHEQLWNTYTATLARGEQDFPGLRSLKLKVVTFEPLSTLGLSADERQGLCQFLEEALLNVGKHGVNVTRLTVVCQATDAENLIQVIDNGQGPYSLDTSPTGTGWGTRQAKQLAQRLKGQFKREFSSAGTCCELRWPLGAQRRLGFRMLNR, from the coding sequence ATGAAACCCTTTGACGAACTTCGGCACAGTTGGCAGCGCCGTTACCCAGCAGAGAAAATGCCGTGGCGGCAGGTGGTGCCCGGTGTGGTGGTGCTGGGGTTGGTGGTGGGTGCTCGGCTGCTGGGGCTGTTTCAGGGCCTGGAGTTAAAAATGCTAGACACGCTGCTGCGCTGGCGACCGGCTGAACCCACCGATGAGCGGGTGCTGATTGTTGGCATTGATGAGGCCGATATTCAACGGTTGGGCACCTACCCCGTGCCCGACGGGGTGCTGGCCGAGCTGCTGCAAACTCTATCCATTCACCAGCCGCGTGCGGTGGGCGTCGATATTTACCGCGACATGGCGGTGGAGCCGGGCCATGAAACCCTGGTTGCAACCCTAGCGACCCAGCCCTACGTAATTGGCATTGAGAATATTTTGAGCAACCCACCGGTGGCAGGGCCAACCCACCTGCCCCCCGAGCAGGTGGGGTTTGTGGATTTTCCCCAGGATGACGATGGGTTTGTGCGCCGCGCCCTGCTGGGGTCACCCAACGCGGTGGGGGAGTTTCGGTTTTCCCTGGCGCTACGGCTAGCGGAGACCTATTTGCAGGCAGAGGGGTTAACCTTGGAGAATGGCCTGCGCAACCCCTGGGCTATGCGCTATGGGGATACAGAATTTACTCAACTTTCTCCCCATAGCGGTGGCTACGTGGAAGCCGATACGGGTGGGCACCAGGTATTGCTCAACGGTCGCAGCGGCCCTCAGCCCTTTCGGCAGGTAACGTTGCAGCAGGTACTCGACAACGCCGTAGATCCCGCCTGGATCGAGAATGCCATTGTGCTGGTGGGCATTACCTCGTCAAGCGCAAAGGACTTTCTCAACTCGGCGGTGGTGGCGTCGGACAGTCCGGGGCTGGTGTATGGGGTGGTGATGCAGGCCCACGCCACGAGTCAGTTGGTGAGTGCGGTGATAGATGATCGCCCCCTGCTGCGCACCTGGCCCGATGGCCTGGAGTATTTGTGGATTGTGCTGTGGGGTGGGGTCGGCACGGTGCTGATCGGGTGGGTCAGGTCGCCCTCCTGGTATCTACTGATCCTGGGCTTGATTGGTCTGGGTTTGGTGGGGGTAAGCTTTGGCCTGCTGTGGCTGGGGGGTTGGTGGATTCCACTGGTGCCGACGCTGGTAGTGTTTAGCGTCAATGGGCTGGTGCTGCCGGGGTTTTATCTGTACGACCAAACCCTGCGATCGCGCATTGCAGAGCGCCAGCAAATTATCGACCAAACCTACAGCGCCATTCACAATGGCCCCCTGCAAACCCTGGCCCTGCTGCTGCGGGAGGCTGAACCCGCCTCCTGGGCCGATGCCCGGCCCAGGCTAGAGCGCCTCAATCAGGAGCTGCGCGATATTCGCGAGAGTCTGCCCGCCGCCGCGCTGCCGGAAAGCGAGGCCATTCCCCTGCACGAACAGCTTTGGAACACCTACACAGCGACTCTGGCGCGGGGTGAGCAAGACTTTCCGGGGCTGCGATCGCTCAAGCTCAAGGTTGTCACCTTTGAACCTCTCAGCACCCTCGGCCTCTCGGCCGACGAGCGGCAGGGTCTCTGTCAGTTTTTAGAAGAGGCGCTGCTCAACGTGGGCAAACACGGGGTAAACGTGACCCGCCTCACCGTAGTCTGCCAGGCTACCGACGCCGAAAATCTAATTCAGGTGATCGATAACGGCCAGGGACCATACTCCCTTGACACCTCGCCGACGGGCACGGGCTGGGGCACCCGGCAGGCTAAACAGCTGGCCCAGCGATTGAAAGGGCAGTTTAAGCGCGAGTTTAGCAGCGCCGGCACCTGTTGCGAGCTACGGTGGCCCTTGGGAGCCCAGCGCCGTCTGGGGTTCAGGATGCTGAATCGATGA